The Anabrus simplex isolate iqAnaSimp1 chromosome 1, ASM4041472v1, whole genome shotgun sequence genome window below encodes:
- the LOC136878630 gene encoding cuticle protein 76-like, translating into FQLVVLAALLAVANAGYLGGYAAAPALAYGGYAAAPAYGGYAAHGYGYGGYATPAITSQQSNILRTPGNLGQVSTYSKTINTPYSSVSKSDVRVSNDALAYGAVAAPAYGYAAHGIAAAPALAYGARAYGYGAPALAYGAAPALAARAYAAPAIAAHGLLGTAYSAAPAVAHVSYAGLGAHYAW; encoded by the coding sequence TTCCAGCTCGTTGTTCTCGCTGCTCTGCTCGCCGTGGCTAACGCCGGCTATCTGGGAGGTTACGCCGCCGCCCCAGCCCTCGCCTACGGAGGATATGCCGCCGCCCCCGCCTATGGAGGATATGCCGCCCACGGATATGGCTATGGAGGTTATGCCACTCCCGCCATCACTTCCCAGCAGTCCAATATCCTGAGGACTCCCGGTAACCTGGGACAGGTCTCCACCTACTCCAAGACCATCAACACTCCTTACTCCAGTGTCAGCAAGTCTGATGTCCGTGTGAGCAACGACGCTCTCGCCTACGGTGCTGTCGCCGCTCCCGCCTACGGATACGCCGCCCATGGCATTGCTGCTGCCCCCGCCCTGGCTTACGGCGCCCGCGCTTACGGTTATGGTGCTCCTGCCCTCGCCTACGGAGCCGCCCCCGCTCTGGCTGCCCGTGCCTACGCCGCCCCCGCCATCGCTGCTCATGGTCTCCTCGGCACCGCCTACTCTGCTGCCCCTGCCGTCGCTCACGTGTCCTACGCCGGTCTGGGAGCTCACTACGCCTGGTAG